One Chlamydiales bacterium STE3 DNA window includes the following coding sequences:
- a CDS encoding 6-phosphogluconolactonase (Product derived from UniProtKB/Swiss-Prot:Q9Z8U5;Gene name derived from UniProtKB/Swiss-Prot:Q9Z8U5;EC number derived from UniProtKB/Swiss-Prot:Q9Z8U5), with product MSLITSFDERRDCIIPGDSHTTIKFSAEHFLKTAKEEIDQKDLFTVALSGGSTPQTIYNELAVSPLAKQIEWDKVLFFFGDERSVPPEDKDSNYRMAFTSGLGDLPIPRENVFRMCAEVNIEENALQYEQEIIRHVPFKKFDLIMLGMGEDGHTASLFPETHGLQTQGRLVIANYVPQKKTWRMTLTYECINSAKNIAIYVMGATKARVVKEALQGSYQPSIFPVQKIGTFAHKALWILDHAAASYLE from the coding sequence ATGAGTTTAATTACTTCCTTTGATGAACGTAGAGATTGTATAATTCCTGGAGATTCTCACACCACTATTAAGTTTAGCGCCGAACATTTTTTAAAAACAGCCAAAGAAGAGATAGATCAAAAAGACCTTTTTACTGTTGCTCTTTCAGGAGGAAGCACTCCTCAAACTATTTACAATGAGTTAGCAGTATCTCCTCTCGCAAAGCAAATTGAATGGGATAAAGTGCTATTTTTCTTTGGTGATGAACGTTCTGTGCCTCCTGAGGATAAAGATAGTAACTACAGGATGGCTTTTACCTCTGGATTAGGAGACTTGCCTATACCGAGAGAAAATGTTTTTAGGATGTGTGCAGAAGTAAATATTGAGGAGAATGCCCTTCAATACGAACAAGAAATCATTAGACATGTCCCATTTAAAAAGTTTGATCTTATCATGTTAGGAATGGGCGAAGATGGGCACACCGCCTCTCTTTTTCCTGAAACGCACGGTTTGCAAACTCAAGGAAGGCTTGTCATAGCAAATTATGTGCCACAAAAAAAAACTTGGCGTATGACATTGACTTATGAATGCATTAATTCAGCAAAAAACATTGCAATTTACGTAATGGGAGCGACTAAGGCTAGGGTTGTTAAGGAAGCTCTACAAGGTTCCTATCAACCAAGTATTTTCCCAGTTCAAAAAATTGGTACCTTTGCGCATAAAG
- a CDS encoding 3-deoxy-manno-octulosonate cytidylyltransferase (Product derived from UniProtKB/Swiss-Prot:Q6MD00;Gene name derived from UniProtKB/Swiss-Prot:Q6MD00;EC number derived from UniProtKB/Swiss-Prot:Q6MD00), giving the protein MKAIGIIPARYASTRFPGKPLFEISGKSLIQRTYENAKQIQELDTLIIATDDSRIYEHARSFGAEVVMTSLNCATGTDRIQEVVSKEKRFANVDIVVNIQGDEPCLDPSIIQQLLKCLSDDTTAVVATPIAIIRDPNETENPAIVKCVKNQANDALYFSRALVPSGLTKKFQANTVYYKHVGIYAYRKEFLEIYCSLPSSPLQEAENLEQLKILDWGYKIKVTVVESTTLEVNYPEDIKKVEHHLCKQNSSS; this is encoded by the coding sequence ATGAAAGCAATCGGGATTATTCCAGCACGTTATGCAAGCACTCGATTTCCTGGAAAGCCACTTTTTGAAATTAGCGGCAAATCCTTAATCCAACGTACTTATGAAAATGCAAAACAGATTCAAGAATTAGACACCCTGATAATAGCAACAGATGATTCACGTATCTACGAACACGCACGATCATTTGGTGCAGAGGTCGTGATGACTTCGCTAAACTGCGCGACAGGAACAGATCGAATCCAGGAAGTGGTTAGCAAAGAAAAAAGATTCGCAAATGTGGATATTGTGGTTAACATACAAGGCGATGAGCCATGTTTGGATCCTTCAATTATTCAGCAGCTTTTAAAATGCTTATCTGATGACACAACTGCAGTTGTAGCAACCCCTATTGCTATAATTAGAGATCCTAACGAGACAGAAAATCCGGCCATCGTCAAATGTGTAAAGAACCAAGCTAATGATGCCCTGTACTTTTCAAGAGCTTTAGTCCCCTCTGGGCTCACAAAAAAATTCCAAGCGAATACAGTCTATTATAAGCATGTAGGAATTTATGCTTATCGCAAAGAATTTCTAGAAATCTATTGTTCTTTACCCTCTAGTCCCCTTCAAGAAGCAGAAAACCTCGAACAGTTAAAAATTTTAGATTGGGGCTATAAAATCAAAGTGACAGTTGTAGAATCTACAACCTTAGAAGTTAATTATCCTGAAGACATTAAAAAAGTTGAGCACCACTTATGCAAACAAAATTCATCTTCGTAA
- a CDS encoding CTP synthase (Product derived from UniProtKB/Swiss-Prot:Q6MD01;Gene name derived from UniProtKB/Swiss-Prot:Q6MD01;EC number derived from UniProtKB/Swiss-Prot:Q6MD01): MQTKFIFVTGGVCSSLGKGLTCAAVGLLLERKGLKVAMLKLDPYLNVDPGTMSPYQHGEVYVTDDGAETDLDLGHYFRYTNSPLSRSSNATSGQIYNTVIRSERHGDYLGKTVQVIPHITDEIKKRILDCAKQEAGIDVVVVEIGGTAGDIESLPFLEAIRQFRNEQKDSSINIHLTYVPFLKAAGEVKTKPTQHSVQMLRSIGLFPDILICRTEKSLDEEVKEKISQFCNVPKEAVFEEVDVEHSIYEVPIALYQEGADRMICELLGLKPKHVANLADWEKIIETIKNPKGSITVGIVGKYVQHQDAYKSVLEALQHGAIDAGYSLKIKRIEADKIVGSKSIEEALEGCDGYLVPGGFGERGWMGKILTAQHCREKKIPYFGICLGMQVMAVEFARNVAKIEDANSTEIDPYTKNPVIALLSEQKDVKELGGTMRLGAYRCKLKAHTHAHKAYQSESISERHRHRYEFNNKFTDILEKAGFIIAGALEGGNLCEIAEVHNHPWMVGVQFHPEFKSKPNDPHPLFRGFIKAVIAEKGKNNG, from the coding sequence ATGCAAACAAAATTCATCTTCGTAACAGGCGGCGTTTGTTCCTCTCTTGGTAAAGGTTTAACGTGTGCTGCAGTTGGCCTACTCCTTGAAAGAAAAGGATTAAAAGTCGCGATGTTAAAGTTGGATCCCTATTTAAATGTTGATCCCGGAACGATGAGTCCTTACCAACATGGTGAAGTTTATGTAACAGATGATGGTGCTGAGACAGACTTGGATTTAGGACATTATTTTCGTTATACCAACTCCCCTCTTTCCAGATCTTCAAATGCAACATCTGGGCAAATTTACAATACAGTCATTCGATCAGAGAGGCATGGCGACTATTTAGGCAAAACAGTACAGGTGATCCCCCATATTACTGATGAAATTAAAAAAAGAATACTAGATTGTGCTAAGCAAGAGGCAGGAATTGATGTTGTTGTAGTAGAAATTGGTGGAACTGCAGGTGATATTGAGTCGCTACCATTTCTTGAAGCCATTCGTCAATTTCGCAATGAACAAAAAGATTCCTCAATCAATATCCACTTAACCTATGTTCCTTTTTTAAAAGCAGCCGGAGAGGTCAAAACAAAACCCACCCAACACTCTGTACAAATGCTTAGAAGCATTGGCCTATTTCCTGATATCCTTATCTGCCGTACTGAAAAATCATTAGACGAAGAAGTAAAGGAAAAGATCAGTCAATTTTGTAATGTCCCGAAAGAAGCTGTTTTTGAAGAAGTGGATGTAGAGCATAGTATTTACGAAGTTCCGATTGCACTCTATCAAGAGGGTGCTGATCGCATGATTTGTGAGCTTCTTGGACTAAAGCCAAAGCATGTGGCTAATCTTGCAGATTGGGAAAAAATCATTGAGACAATCAAAAATCCAAAAGGAAGTATAACGGTTGGAATTGTCGGGAAATATGTTCAGCATCAAGATGCCTATAAATCCGTTCTGGAAGCATTGCAACATGGGGCAATAGACGCTGGATATTCATTAAAGATCAAGCGCATTGAAGCAGACAAGATTGTTGGCTCAAAGTCTATAGAAGAGGCCCTAGAAGGATGCGACGGATACCTTGTGCCTGGTGGATTTGGAGAAAGAGGATGGATGGGAAAAATTTTGACAGCTCAACATTGCCGCGAAAAAAAAATCCCCTACTTCGGGATTTGCCTAGGAATGCAAGTAATGGCTGTCGAATTTGCTAGAAACGTCGCAAAAATTGAAGATGCCAACTCAACGGAAATAGATCCTTATACCAAAAATCCTGTAATCGCTCTTCTTAGCGAACAAAAAGATGTTAAAGAACTTGGTGGTACAATGCGCCTTGGGGCTTATCGGTGCAAACTTAAGGCTCATACCCATGCACATAAGGCTTATCAGTCAGAAAGTATTTCCGAGCGCCACCGCCATCGCTATGAATTTAACAATAAATTTACAGACATTTTAGAAAAGGCAGGTTTTATTATTGCGGGAGCTTTAGAGGGAGGAAATCTCTGCGAAATTGCTGAAGTGCATAATCACCCCTGGATGGTCGGAGTACAATTTCACCCAGAATTCAAATCTAAACCAAATGACCCCCATCCCTTGTTTAGAGGCTTTATCAAAGCAGTCATTGCTGAGAAAGGAAAAAATAATGGCTAA
- a CDS encoding putative Holliday junction resolvase (Product derived from UniProtKB/Swiss-Prot:Q6MD02;EC number derived from UniProtKB/Swiss-Prot:Q6MD02) produces the protein MRKEKIMAKQSRIIGIDYGMMRIGLSYSDPTKLIAMPLIVFASEKKTEKTVEKLYIFLKDHALKNDYEIEEIVVGLPLLLSGKQGLLADEVNHFVEELNKVTSVPIKLWDERLTTVQAERTLMQSSLTRKKRAKVVDVVSAIIILQNYLDSKQANI, from the coding sequence CTGAGAAAGGAAAAAATAATGGCTAAACAATCGCGAATTATTGGCATTGATTATGGAATGATGAGAATCGGCCTTTCCTATTCAGATCCAACCAAATTGATAGCAATGCCTCTAATTGTATTTGCTAGTGAAAAAAAAACAGAAAAAACGGTCGAGAAACTCTACATTTTTTTAAAAGATCATGCTCTAAAAAACGATTATGAAATTGAAGAGATTGTCGTTGGCTTACCTTTGCTCCTAAGTGGCAAACAAGGATTGCTTGCTGACGAAGTCAACCATTTCGTTGAAGAGCTAAACAAGGTCACTAGTGTTCCCATTAAGCTATGGGATGAACGACTTACAACTGTCCAAGCAGAAAGAACTTTAATGCAAAGCTCTTTAACAAGAAAAAAAAGAGCTAAAGTTGTTGATGTTGTATCTGCTATAATTATTCTTCAAAATTATTTAGATAGCAAACAAGCTAATATTTAG
- a CDS encoding Glucose-6-phosphate 1-dehydrogenase (Product derived from UniProtKB/Swiss-Prot:Q9Z8U6;Gene name derived from UniProtKB/Swiss-Prot:Q9Z8U6;EC number derived from UniProtKB/Swiss-Prot:Q9Z8U6): MSLSENDQRLEKTPEPCIFVIFGATGDLTSRKLLPALYNLARENLLPSNFACVGFARREKSDESFRKEMKDAINQFSRNKPVDEEIWKDFEKKIYYHRSEFDNEEGYESLKNSLNELDEKWGTKGNRVFYLSTPPSYFPDIVQKLKNHHLIYDINETRDRWSRIIIEKPFGFDLKSAISLQKDLTTHLNESQIYRIDHYLGKETVQNLLVFRFANPVFEFQWNNRNIDNIQVTVSEEIGIGTRGKFFEEAGMLRDIVQNHMMQLLSLLAMEPPTNLSAEAIHDEKVKVLQSIRKFSNKDFSKYAVRGQYGAGIIDGKEVKGYREENDVSPQSNVETYAAIQFFIDNWRWAGVPFYLRAGKRLPKRLTEIVVTFKKAPGFAFEQSGQETTPNLVVIRIQPDEGISLNINCKVPGQNTLLQPVKMDFRYGSYFGATPPEAYERLIWDCLAGDRTLFARDDEVLESWKILNPILEFWQSTPPAGFPNYPAGSWGPIEAERMLQETGRNWRVL; encoded by the coding sequence ATGTCTCTCTCCGAAAATGATCAGCGCTTAGAAAAAACCCCAGAACCTTGTATCTTTGTTATATTCGGTGCTACTGGAGATTTAACAAGTCGAAAACTTCTGCCAGCTTTATATAACTTAGCTAGAGAAAACTTACTACCAAGCAATTTTGCCTGTGTGGGATTTGCCAGAAGAGAAAAATCTGATGAATCCTTTCGGAAGGAAATGAAGGATGCGATCAATCAATTTTCGCGTAATAAACCTGTCGACGAGGAAATTTGGAAGGATTTTGAAAAAAAAATCTATTATCATCGATCAGAATTTGATAATGAGGAAGGATATGAATCGCTAAAAAATTCTCTTAATGAACTTGATGAAAAGTGGGGAACTAAAGGAAATCGCGTATTTTATCTCTCTACACCGCCAAGCTACTTCCCAGATATTGTCCAAAAGTTGAAAAATCACCATCTTATTTATGATATTAATGAAACTCGTGATAGATGGTCACGTATCATTATTGAAAAACCCTTCGGCTTTGATTTAAAGTCTGCAATTAGCCTGCAAAAAGATTTAACGACCCATCTTAATGAAAGTCAAATTTACAGAATTGATCATTATCTCGGAAAAGAAACGGTTCAAAATCTTCTTGTTTTTCGGTTTGCCAATCCAGTTTTTGAATTTCAGTGGAACAATCGCAATATCGATAATATTCAAGTAACTGTTAGTGAAGAGATTGGCATCGGAACAAGAGGCAAGTTTTTCGAAGAAGCGGGAATGCTAAGGGATATTGTGCAAAATCATATGATGCAGCTTCTCTCGCTGTTGGCAATGGAGCCACCTACAAATCTTTCCGCCGAGGCAATTCATGATGAAAAAGTAAAAGTTTTGCAATCAATACGTAAATTTTCAAATAAGGATTTCAGCAAATATGCTGTCAGAGGACAATATGGCGCTGGGATTATAGATGGTAAAGAAGTAAAAGGTTACCGAGAAGAGAACGACGTATCTCCTCAATCGAATGTCGAGACCTATGCTGCCATACAATTCTTTATTGATAATTGGAGGTGGGCTGGAGTTCCTTTTTACTTACGTGCTGGCAAGCGACTACCCAAAAGGCTTACAGAAATTGTTGTGACGTTTAAAAAAGCACCAGGTTTTGCTTTCGAACAATCCGGACAGGAGACAACCCCCAATCTTGTTGTGATTCGCATCCAGCCAGACGAAGGGATTTCTTTAAATATAAACTGCAAAGTTCCAGGACAGAATACGCTATTACAACCTGTGAAAATGGATTTCCGGTATGGCTCATATTTTGGAGCTACACCTCCAGAGGCTTACGAGAGATTAATTTGGGACTGCTTAGCTGGAGATAGAACGTTGTTTGCAAGAGATGATGAGGTATTGGAGTCATGGAAGATCCTAAATCCTATTTTAGAATTTTGGCAATCTACTCCACCTGCAGGCTTTCCAAACTATCCTGCTGGCTCTTGGGGACCTATTGAGGCTGAGCGCATGCTACAAGAAACCGGACGTAATTGGAGGGTATTATGA